The following proteins come from a genomic window of Crassostrea angulata isolate pt1a10 chromosome 1, ASM2561291v2, whole genome shotgun sequence:
- the LOC128157188 gene encoding uncharacterized protein LOC128157188 gives MKTLLVLLFVLCFQREALCDCQFPAELHGEWFSVENSIPLRLGISGNFWNEISGPKDSQASYMTCKDIFIHPPRPEQDGTQGNNMTVLMEYHNMKHMNEIDGTVNVCVDILWRSINVVQYRKEYIVTFEGQYVSMFNICPSVTNAYKGEFNLPTTLETTTMYRWMSFPMKCSEIFQPGVYQIDYEKHWMKEVCSNSPCLLTACPTRREDKLVLSYTASDDNTKVLTFDCLGSWKATVNGREYTYAALRSLDINGIEESYKCMMTNRNAKFPDGKERWVMSTDCNKLYNTVFASEKLTISKASPGMKCEK, from the exons ATGAAAACGTTGCTCGTTCTTCTGTTTGTACTGTGTTTTCAAAGAGAAG CACTGTGTGATTGTCAGTTCCCCGCTGAACTTCATGGGGAATGGTTCTCCGTGGAGAATTCTATTCCTCTCCGCCTCGGTATCAGCGGGAATTTCTGGAACGAAATCTCGGGACCGAAGGACTCTCAAGCCAGCTACATGACATGTAAAGACATCTTTATTCATCCACCCAGACCAGAGCAAGACGGTACACAGGGAAACAACATGACAGTATTGATGGAGTACCACAA CATGAAACATATGAACGAAATTGATGGGACCGTGAACGTTTGTGTGGATATTCTTTGGAGATCAATTAATGTTGTCCAATACAGGAAAG AATACATTGTGACATTTGAGGGCCAATACGTAAGCATGTTTAACATCTGTCCCTCCGTAACGAACGCTTACAAGGGGGAGTTTAACTTACCTACGACACTGGAAACGACCACCATGTACC GCTGGATGAGTTTTCCTATGAAATGTTCAGAAATATTTCAACCTGGTGTTTACCAGATTGATTATGAAAAACATTGGATGAAGGAAGTCTGTAGCAATTCTCCATGTCTACTAACTGCCTGCCCAACTCGAAGAGAGGACAAACTTGTCTTGTCGTATACAGCTTCTGACGACAACACAAAAG TTTTGACCTTTGACTGCCTTGGGTCTTGGAAAGCTACTGTGAATGGACGAGAGTACACTTACGCAGCTCTACGGTCCTTAGATATTAATGGCATCGAGGAAAGCTACAAATGTATG atgACAAATAGAAACGCAAAGTTTCCAGATGGCAAAGAACGATGGGTGATGTCAACGGACTGTAACAAGTTGTACAACACTGTATTCGCATCAGAAAAACTTACAATTTCAAAAG CTTCTCCAGGGAtgaaatgtgaaaaataa